The Romeriopsis navalis LEGE 11480 sequence TTAACGGCAGCACGATCGGTATGGGCGATTTAAATTGTGTCGGTGTGGTCGCCGTGCTCCCCAAAAAACGTTCAGACGGCGGGAGTAAAAACACTCGCTAGGGATTTGGTGTTCGGCCAATGTGGTCGATGGATGTGCCGCTATTGCCGATGCCGATCGAGCATTGCTTCGTCAGGCATAACGTGAAGGTGTTGCGTAATCGCATTGGCCCTGATTGTGCTTCGGATCACCCTGTGCTCATAGCGGAATTAAAGATAAAGATATCGCCATTCTGGTGAATTTTGGAGGAACTTGCGGGGTCGTCCGCAGTTTATCGATCGAGCGTTGCCGGGAGAAACCTGTCGGAAGGTAGGGGGCGGGGAGAAGTCGTTGAGCGACATACATTGATCGCTGTAATGTCTGCCTAGTCGTATCGTATTGATCTTGTTACGAAGTTGATGCTGTTGCTTTGGGGCTTTTTCCGCTGGAGCCAGATAGGTTGCTCATCCTGGATGGGTAGATGTGGTTGGTTGATCTCTACCACAGGGGATGAGTCGTAGGCTAGATGCCACTGGTTTGTGGTCTTTGTTACCAATGGTGCAGTAAATCGTGCATTTTTGGCCTGTTGGCACTTGACAACCGCTAATTGGCTAGGTTACGCGATTCGATCCATCGTGCATTCTATTGCTTGCATTCCAAACCTTAATTTTTGAATCTCCCGTATGTCTTCTAGACTTGAACCGACAACTCTGCACTACTGGCAAGCACGATTACGGAACTTGCCGTTGGAGCCGCCCGTGCCCCATGATTCGGACTCAACGAGTGGGGCGGCGCAGTCGTGGGCGACGGTTAATTTTGGGGAAGATACCAGTCTTCAGTTATTGCGTCTTGCAGCGGCGCTGGCAGTCGATGTTGATGACGTGGCGATCGGACTCTGGTTGCTGTTGTTATGGCGTTATCGTGTGCAGGCGCCGCTGGTCTGTTGTACCTATGTTGACCAGTCGCAGCAGTTCCCGTTGCAAGTCAGATTTGAGCCGGATACGTCAATTGCTCAAGCCTTACAGCGGGTTATATCAGAGCGACATCAGTCAACTGATATGGCACTATCGCCGACGGATTTGCTCACCCTTGCCCAACAGCAAAATCTCGATGCGATGGATCTCTGGGGCCGCATTGGATATGTGGTCGGTGATTTTGATTTGCCAGTTGATTCACCACTGGGTTTGTTGTTGCAAATCCAACCGACTCAAGCTGAAATCCGCTTGCAATATCGTTCAGAGGGAATTGCACCGGCAATGGTGAGTCGCTTAGCGCAGCATTATGCCGTGCTCTTGGCGGCGGCGGTGGGTGATGGTGAACAATCGATCGCCACGGTTAACTATCTGACTGCATCTGAGTTGGATCAGTTGCGCCATCAGTGGAACTCGTCGCCACAAGATTATCCGCGTACTTGGACAATCCATGATTGGTTTGAATATCGGGTAACCCAGAATCCGCAGGCAATCGCCCTAATTGATGGTGATCAAGCGGTGACTTATGAGGAACTGAACGCTCGCTCGAATCAACTAGCACACTATTTACGTAACTTAGGTGTGCAGCCCGATCAACTGGTCGGTGTGGCCCTCGATCGTTCAATCAATTTATTCGTGGCTTTCCTGGGTGTACTGAAATCCGGTGCCGCCTACGTTTCCCTCGATCCTTCCTATGCCCAAGAACGCCGCGCCTATACGCTGAATGATGCCCAAGCGCAGCTTGTGCTGACCCAGGAAAGTCTGCTGTCACTCATTCCCCAGACTGCGGCGCCAGTTATTCCGCTGGATCGTGATTGGTCCGTGATTGATCAATATTCACCGAATAATCCGGTGGCAGTGGCAACACCCGATAATTTGGCCTATGTGCTCTATACCTCGGGTTCCACAGGTAACCCTAAGGGCGTGATGATTCAGCATGGTGGGCTGGTGAATCATGCCGCAGCCGTGGCGCGGGAGTTTGCGATTCAACCGAACGATCGCATGTTGCAGTTCTGTAATATTGGCTTCGATATTATTGTGGAGGAACTCTATCCGACGCTGGTGAGTGGTGCGACGTTGGTGCTGCGGCCCGAATCGATTGCCTCTTCAATGCGGGATTTCTGGGACTTTGTGGAGCGTCAGAAAATCACCTTGCTCGATCTGCCGACAGCGTTTTGGCATGAAGTGGTGAATAGTCTCGTGACGTGTGATCGGGTGTTCCCGAAATCAGTGCGACTCGTCTGTGTGGGCGGTGAGAAAGCATCGCGGACGGCCTATGCCCAGTGGAAGGAGCGGGTCGCCCCCCAGGTGCGCTGGTTGAATACTTATGGTCCGACCGAGACCACAGTGAGTGCAACGTGGTGCGATCCCGATAAAGATGGATATACGCTGGACATGGGGGAAGTGCCGATCGGGCTTCCATTGGCCAATTATGAAGTCTATGTCCTTGATGAACGGCAACAACTTTTGCCGGTTGGGATTCCGGGGGAGCTGTGCATTGGGGGCCCAGGGGTCGCACGTGGCTACTTAAATTTGCCGGAAAAAACAGCGGAACGGTTTATCGCAAATCCATTTAATGCTGACCCCCAGGCACGGTTGTATCGCACCGGGGATGTGGTGCAGTTCTGCCCGGATGGGATGTTGGAATTCATTGGCCGATCGGACTTCCAGGTCAAAATTCGCGGCTTCCGAGTCGAATTGGGTGAGATTGAAGCCAAACTCGAAGAACATCCGCAGGTGCGTCAAACCGTATTGCTGGCGCAGGAACGGGCTAATCGTAAGGTTTTAATTGCTTACGTGGTTCCCCAAGTCGGTGTCAATCTGGATGCCAAAGATTTGGGTCACTGGTTGCAGGAGCGGTTGCCGAACTACATGATTCCCAGCCAGTTTATTGTGCTGGATGCTTTGCCCTTGACCCCTAATGGCAAAGTCGATCGGAAAGCGCTACCAGAACCGGCCATCAGTAGTCGGGAGACGGCGGGATTTCAGCCGCCTGCGGATGCTTTAGAGATGTCGTTAGTGCGGCTTTGGGAAGAAATTCTGGGTGTCCCCGTGGATGTGACGGATAACTTCTTTGAACTGGGTGGTCATTCGCTATTGGTTGTCCGACTGTGTGATCAGATTGAACAAACCCTCCATAGTCGTGTGTCGCCCATGGCGTTGTTTCGATCGCCCACGATCCAACAATTAGCGCGACAGATTCGGCAGGATGTGACCGAGAATGACGCGCAGTCGAGTGCGGTGGTGATTCAGGCGGGTGCGGAGACGCATTACCCACTATTTGCCATTCATGTGTTGGGTGAAGGTGGACGTTTCTTCCGTCCCCTGGCCCAAAATATGGGTTTAGAGCAACCCGTATATGGTTTAGCGGCTCAGATGATGGATACGGACACGGCCCCACCCAATCGGGTGGAAGACTTAGCGGCGTTTTATATTAACGAAATGCAGCTGATTCAGTCGGAAGGGCCGTACCATATTGTCGGGATGTCCTACGGTGGAATTATTGCCTATGAAATGGCCCGGCAAATGGAGCGGCTGGGGCTACCAATTGGCTTAGTCGGTTTGCTCGATACCTATGGGCCGAATCAGATCGAGAATTTGCCCAGCGGCGATCGGCTCAAAGCCCATTGGCGATCGGCCTGCGCCCAGGGCCGCCGTCGGTATCTCAAACATAAAATCCGCAGTGCTATAAACCGTCGCACCGAAAAACTCCATTGCGCCTATGGCGGACTCCGTCAGAAAATGGGCCGTCAAGTTTCCTATGAGTTGCAATACAAAATGATTATTGCGGAAAATGTGCGTGCTGCTGACGCCTATCATCCCGGTCCATTTGGCGGCCGACTGTCGTTATTCCGAGCAACGGATGCGGTGTTTTATCCGCCTGCTTATTTGGAGAGTGGTCTGGGTTGGCGTAACTTAGCGGGTCAGCTGGATATTTATGATGTGCCGGGTTGTCATATGACAATGGTGGAAGAACCCCAGGCGCAATCGCTAGCGGGAGAAATGTGTCGGGCGATGTCACAGGTTGCCGGGTCGAGCCAGACATCACGCGCGCCCCGATAGGTTTAGTCCGGAACAGCGCCTGGAGTCGAAGAATACGTCGGCATTTTTCGACTCCAGGCGCGGGCGTAACTACAGGCGTCGAATATTCATGCAAGTCCAGTCGCCCCGTTTCCAGAGCGCGGCGACAAACCAACCATTGCCTTCTAGCACGTCGGCAACGCCCTTGGCTTGGTCCAGTAAGATGCCGCTGAGAATGCCCCAGGTTTCGGGTTTGACGATCGGTGTCCACTGCGGAATCAGATCAACAATAATATCCGCGAGAATGTTACAAACAATGCCATCAACTGGTTCTGGCACCATTGGCAAAAGTGCTTCGACGCTGCCAGTGGCGACCAATAATTTTGCTGGGTCAAGCTGGTTGCGGATGATATTTTCTAGCGTTGCATTGGTCGCTAATGGATCGGTATCAACGGCGTAAAGTTGTTTCGCGCCGAGTAATAAGGCGCCCACGGATAATACGCCCGAGCCACAGCCGAAATCGGCAATCACAATTTCTTCTGGCTGTGCCTCGAGGCGCATTTCTAAGGCTTCAAGGCATAGCTGTGTGGTTGCATGTTCCCCTGTCCCAAAAGCTACACCAGGTTCCAGCGTCAGAATCTTGCGATCGGTTTGAGGAACGGGTAACCAAGCCGGGTGAATCAGGAAGTGATCGCCGATTTCCCGGGGTTCCCATTGTGCTTTCCAAGTTTGGGACCAATCTTCTTCTTCAATTAAGCCCCAGCGCACCGCTGGAACGGGCTGCTGCATGGTCAGCGCATCTTGGCGAATGGAGAGTGAGAGGGCAGCCAAATCAAGCACGTGGGCTTGGGCTTGGGGGTAATAGGCCAGCATTTTGGCCGTATCGCCTTTGCGTTCACTCGATGAACCTTTGCAGCCGAACTGTTCGAGTCGCCAAAACATTGCCTCTTCTAAAGTTGTGTCACAGACGACTTGAATTTCCCACCAACTATTTGCCATGTCTGCCTGCTTTGAAGGGATGTTTCGGCGATCGACGGCTGACGGCTGGAGCCGGTGTAATCATCGGTGCCAGCCGTTAGCCATAACACTTTAGAGCGTTACGGTATAGGCATCGGTAATACCCGCCACCTGCTTGATTTCATTCAGAATGTTGTCCGGTAAGGGGTCATCCAAACTGAGGACCATGACTGCATCACCGCGCACGATTTTGCGCCCGACTTGCATACTGGCAATGTTCACATTGAAACTGCCCAGCAGTGAGCCGATCCGACCGATCAAACCGGGCATATCTTTATGCAGGGTAAACAGCATATGACGACTCGGCGGTACGTTGATCGGAAAATCATCCAGGCTAGTCACCCGCATTTCTTCATCACCGAGGAGTGCACCATCAACGGAATGTTCACCCAAATTGCCGGTTGCGACCAAGCGCAATGAACCCGAGTAGTCGCGGCTTGACTCATCTTTGGTTTCAGTGACGTGAATGCCCCGCTCCTTGGCTTCGATGCTGGCGTTCACATAGTTCACCCGCTCTTGCAAGGCATGGGAAAGTAATCCTTTCAGTGCGGCAACAACGATCGGCTGGCTCTGGGCGGAAGCGAGATCCCCACGCAGGGTGATATTCAACGCCTCAATTCGACCACCGGCAAGTTGTCCAACCAGATTGCCCAAGGTTTCGGCGAGTTGCAGATAGGGCTTGAGCTTCTCGACAACGTCGGGTCGCAAACCGGGAATATTGACGGCCGATCGCGCCGAGTTCCCCAACAGCACATCGCGAATTTGTTCGGCGACATCGATCGCCACGTTCACCTGTGCTTCCTCAGTGGATGCGCCCAAGTGCGGGGTGAGAACGATCTCGCGTCCCAGATCGCGCAATGGTGATTCACCCAGCG is a genomic window containing:
- a CDS encoding non-ribosomal peptide synthetase — translated: MSSRLEPTTLHYWQARLRNLPLEPPVPHDSDSTSGAAQSWATVNFGEDTSLQLLRLAAALAVDVDDVAIGLWLLLLWRYRVQAPLVCCTYVDQSQQFPLQVRFEPDTSIAQALQRVISERHQSTDMALSPTDLLTLAQQQNLDAMDLWGRIGYVVGDFDLPVDSPLGLLLQIQPTQAEIRLQYRSEGIAPAMVSRLAQHYAVLLAAAVGDGEQSIATVNYLTASELDQLRHQWNSSPQDYPRTWTIHDWFEYRVTQNPQAIALIDGDQAVTYEELNARSNQLAHYLRNLGVQPDQLVGVALDRSINLFVAFLGVLKSGAAYVSLDPSYAQERRAYTLNDAQAQLVLTQESLLSLIPQTAAPVIPLDRDWSVIDQYSPNNPVAVATPDNLAYVLYTSGSTGNPKGVMIQHGGLVNHAAAVAREFAIQPNDRMLQFCNIGFDIIVEELYPTLVSGATLVLRPESIASSMRDFWDFVERQKITLLDLPTAFWHEVVNSLVTCDRVFPKSVRLVCVGGEKASRTAYAQWKERVAPQVRWLNTYGPTETTVSATWCDPDKDGYTLDMGEVPIGLPLANYEVYVLDERQQLLPVGIPGELCIGGPGVARGYLNLPEKTAERFIANPFNADPQARLYRTGDVVQFCPDGMLEFIGRSDFQVKIRGFRVELGEIEAKLEEHPQVRQTVLLAQERANRKVLIAYVVPQVGVNLDAKDLGHWLQERLPNYMIPSQFIVLDALPLTPNGKVDRKALPEPAISSRETAGFQPPADALEMSLVRLWEEILGVPVDVTDNFFELGGHSLLVVRLCDQIEQTLHSRVSPMALFRSPTIQQLARQIRQDVTENDAQSSAVVIQAGAETHYPLFAIHVLGEGGRFFRPLAQNMGLEQPVYGLAAQMMDTDTAPPNRVEDLAAFYINEMQLIQSEGPYHIVGMSYGGIIAYEMARQMERLGLPIGLVGLLDTYGPNQIENLPSGDRLKAHWRSACAQGRRRYLKHKIRSAINRRTEKLHCAYGGLRQKMGRQVSYELQYKMIIAENVRAADAYHPGPFGGRLSLFRATDAVFYPPAYLESGLGWRNLAGQLDIYDVPGCHMTMVEEPQAQSLAGEMCRAMSQVAGSSQTSRAPR
- the prmA gene encoding 50S ribosomal protein L11 methyltransferase — encoded protein: MANSWWEIQVVCDTTLEEAMFWRLEQFGCKGSSSERKGDTAKMLAYYPQAQAHVLDLAALSLSIRQDALTMQQPVPAVRWGLIEEEDWSQTWKAQWEPREIGDHFLIHPAWLPVPQTDRKILTLEPGVAFGTGEHATTQLCLEALEMRLEAQPEEIVIADFGCGSGVLSVGALLLGAKQLYAVDTDPLATNATLENIIRNQLDPAKLLVATGSVEALLPMVPEPVDGIVCNILADIIVDLIPQWTPIVKPETWGILSGILLDQAKGVADVLEGNGWFVAALWKRGDWTCMNIRRL
- the serA gene encoding phosphoglycerate dehydrogenase; translation: MLKVLVSDPIDQVGINILSQVATVDVKTNLSPEQLVEVIGEYDALMIRSGTQVTAEVIESGQKLKIIGRAGVGVDNVDVTMATRKGIVVVNSPEGNTIAAAEHALAMMMSMSRYIPAADASMKEGKWNRKAFTGVEVYKKTLGVVGLGKIGAHVATVAHAMGMRLLAFDPFVSAERADQLNCQLVEMDVLLRDSDYVTLHIPKTPETANLINAESIAKMKPTARIINCARGGIIDEAALATALAEGRLGGAGIDVYGSEPLGESPLRDLGREIVLTPHLGASTEEAQVNVAIDVAEQIRDVLLGNSARSAVNIPGLRPDVVEKLKPYLQLAETLGNLVGQLAGGRIEALNITLRGDLASAQSQPIVVAALKGLLSHALQERVNYVNASIEAKERGIHVTETKDESSRDYSGSLRLVATGNLGEHSVDGALLGDEEMRVTSLDDFPINVPPSRHMLFTLHKDMPGLIGRIGSLLGSFNVNIASMQVGRKIVRGDAVMVLSLDDPLPDNILNEIKQVAGITDAYTVTL